The genomic stretch TGTAGCAGCCCTCAGCTACTACTTACATTAAAAATAGAGGTCTCCCTACAAAGAACCACATTACCTATACACAATTCTGTACAGAGTTTTATACTGAAGCTAACAATGAGCTGCACTCGAGTTCACATTCTTAGCAAAATATTGGATTTTGAGCATAAATCTTTACAGCAGGACATTCGTTTATTCCTcatcctcatcttcctcctcctcctcctcctcctcctcttcctcctcctcctcctcttctggtTCTGCCTTCTTCTTAGACCCTGCAGGCCTACCTGGGCCCTTTTTTCCTGCATCACTCTTGCTCTTGGCACGATACGCTGCAATATCCTgcaagaaaaatgctgtttagTTGCTGGCAACACCACTCTGAAGACAAATTTGTACTGCTTCAATAACTTAATACTGTATTGTGCAGATCAAATGCAGTGCGGGCGGAAAAGCGGGGTTTCAACCTCGGGACTTCCATGCTTACACCTTTTGGCAAGAGAACGCATGGTCCAGTTTTAAGAATTTTATGACCACCGTGCTCTGGAGGCTGactctgtatttttccaggCAGGTGACCTGCTTTCTGGAAGTCAGGCATCTTATTGGTAAAACCTCTAGATGTGTAAAAACCACATCCAGGTTCGCCGTAAGGGTTCCACATACTGCTCACACCACGCCTTTCTATGCATTCTGAAGCCTGAcataaatatttagaattatGGTTTAGGTGCAAAACAGAAGTCACACATTTGCTGTGGCCTCAACAGCTTTAACTGTTACTTTATCGCTTTCACTCTACCTTTTCGTATTTCTCCTTTAGTTTCGCAGCCTTCTGTTCATATGGCTGTTTATCTTTGGCTGACTGTTCAGACCACATTTCTCCTAATTTCTTTGCTGTATCTCCAATAGACAAGCCAGGATGGtcgttttttatttttggacggtgttcagaacagaaaaggaagaacgCAGATCTAAAATGAGAGACAGTGATTAAAATTAAGTGTCAGACTATTAGAAtgaatgggggggggggggggtttccCGGTCACAGGAACACTCACGGTGGTCTTTTAGGAGCGTTGGggtcctttttctttcccttcttctcgCCTTTGGGAGGGACATAGTTTTTCATCTCCCTGTCATAACGAGCTTTGTCTCCTTTAGCCATTTCTTCaaacttccctttttccttGCTAGACATTGTCTGTGgacagagggaggggaaaggagagccCAGGTCAGGCGAAGCGCCGGGTGACCAGCTAAGGTCTAAGCAGCTGCTGCCGGCAGGGAtctttccccagcagcctgccGCAGGGGCGGGGGCCGGcccggctgggctgggccgaggctgggccgggcccggccccgctcaccTTCCACCGCTCGGAGCACTTCCGCGAGAACTCGGCGAAGTTGACGGACGAGTCCGGGTGCTTCTTCTTGTGCTCCTCGCGGCAGGTCTGCACGAAGTAGGCGTACGAGGACATCTTGCCCCGCGGCTTGTTGGGGTCGCCTTTGCCCATGGCGAGGCGGTCGGCGGCGGGTccctgcggggggggggggggaggggcggcgtgagggcggggctgggaggggccgCGCCTCcggcc from Phalacrocorax aristotelis chromosome 4, bGulAri2.1, whole genome shotgun sequence encodes the following:
- the HMGB2 gene encoding high mobility group protein B2: MGKGDPNKPRGKMSSYAYFVQTCREEHKKKHPDSSVNFAEFSRKCSERWKTMSSKEKGKFEEMAKGDKARYDREMKNYVPPKGEKKGKKKDPNAPKRPPSAFFLFCSEHRPKIKNDHPGLSIGDTAKKLGEMWSEQSAKDKQPYEQKAAKLKEKYEKDIAAYRAKSKSDAGKKGPGRPAGSKKKAEPEEEEEEEEEEEEEEEEDEDEE